Proteins encoded by one window of Rathayibacter sp. VKM Ac-2760:
- a CDS encoding sugar ABC transporter permease: MIVPTIDVFRMSLFRTSSLSNTSTFIGFENFVLLASDPAFLRAFQNTVLMLVIVTIVTMGSALILAAVMTRQNLPGRNVYRFVLYVPSVLSIVVIAAIFSAVYDQSNGLLNSALGLLGIGQGPVWLGDQGLVMFSIAIAMVWQSVGYYLVLYMASMSAVPEDLYEASSLDGASPARQFLEVTLPMIWPSIRTSLTFFIISSVNLSFVLVRAMTGGGPDGASEVLLSYMYQQAYTNSSYGYGMAIGVVIFVFSFALALIVNRVTKREDVEF; this comes from the coding sequence ATGATCGTGCCGACGATCGACGTGTTCCGCATGTCGCTCTTCCGCACGAGCAGCCTCTCGAACACCTCGACCTTCATCGGCTTCGAGAACTTCGTCCTCCTGGCCTCCGACCCCGCCTTCCTCCGCGCGTTCCAGAACACCGTGCTCATGCTCGTGATCGTGACGATCGTGACGATGGGCTCGGCCCTGATCCTCGCCGCGGTGATGACGCGGCAGAACCTGCCCGGCCGCAACGTCTACCGCTTCGTCCTCTACGTGCCGAGCGTGCTCTCGATCGTCGTCATCGCGGCCATCTTCTCGGCGGTCTACGACCAGAGCAACGGACTGCTGAACTCCGCTCTCGGCCTGCTCGGGATCGGGCAGGGGCCGGTCTGGCTCGGCGACCAGGGACTGGTGATGTTCAGCATCGCCATCGCGATGGTCTGGCAGTCGGTCGGCTACTACCTCGTCCTCTACATGGCCTCGATGTCGGCCGTGCCCGAGGACCTCTACGAGGCCTCCTCGCTCGACGGCGCCAGCCCGGCGCGGCAGTTCCTCGAGGTCACCCTGCCGATGATCTGGCCGAGCATCCGCACGAGCCTGACCTTCTTCATCATCAGCTCGGTCAACCTCAGCTTCGTGCTGGTCCGGGCGATGACGGGCGGCGGCCCGGACGGCGCCTCCGAGGTGCTGCTCAGCTACATGTACCAGCAGGCCTACACGAACTCCTCCTACGGCTACGGCATGGCCATCGGAGTCGTGATCTTCGTGTTCTCCTTCGCCCTCGCGCTGATCGTCAACCGCGTCACCAAGAGAGAGGACGTGGAGTTCTGA
- a CDS encoding carbohydrate ABC transporter substrate-binding protein yields the protein MTKRALSLAALVAASAIALSGCSAGDSGSASGSDAGGVLKIAALEGGYGADMYDEVAAAYEKLNPGVDVQVQTSKSIEDELTPNMQAGDYPDLVVLGQGRQAGLTETLIKDKALEDVSDVLTTTIPGEDVTVGDKLVDGIVGNLNTDPYGDGKTYLMPMYYSPTGLFYDTALLEEKGWAVPTTWDELFALGDQAKAEGLSLFTYPTAGYLDGYFFSLLADVGGEDFYTDVMTYKEDVWETDEAREALELTAKLLSYAAPTTVGYANQQDFTKNQQSILDGSTLFMPNGTWIVGEMADAPRTDGFAWGLTPLPAVEAGGDRYITTSVESAWIPSAAENKDTAKDFMAFLYSDEAAQIFAASNAIQPITGLADSLDGDTKQFYSVYSDAGVKALVGGFASTAPVEGVDIKTTLLDSANSIISGDLSVDEWQSELNEASNRLGAAS from the coding sequence ATGACGAAACGAGCCCTGAGCCTGGCAGCCCTGGTCGCCGCTTCCGCGATCGCCCTGAGCGGCTGCAGCGCCGGTGACAGCGGATCCGCTTCCGGCAGCGACGCCGGCGGCGTGCTGAAGATCGCCGCCCTCGAGGGCGGCTACGGCGCCGACATGTACGACGAGGTCGCCGCCGCCTACGAGAAGCTCAACCCCGGAGTCGACGTCCAGGTGCAGACCAGCAAGAGCATCGAGGACGAGCTGACCCCGAACATGCAGGCCGGCGACTACCCCGACCTGGTCGTCCTCGGTCAGGGCCGCCAGGCCGGACTCACCGAGACGCTGATCAAGGACAAGGCGCTCGAGGACGTCAGCGACGTGCTCACCACGACGATCCCCGGCGAGGACGTGACCGTGGGCGACAAGCTCGTCGACGGCATCGTCGGCAATCTCAACACCGACCCGTACGGCGACGGCAAGACCTACCTCATGCCGATGTACTACTCGCCCACCGGTCTCTTCTACGACACCGCCCTGCTCGAGGAGAAGGGCTGGGCCGTCCCGACGACCTGGGACGAGCTGTTCGCCCTCGGCGACCAGGCCAAGGCGGAGGGTCTCTCGCTCTTCACCTACCCGACCGCCGGCTACCTCGACGGCTACTTCTTCTCGCTCCTGGCCGATGTCGGCGGCGAGGACTTCTACACCGACGTCATGACCTACAAGGAGGACGTCTGGGAGACCGACGAGGCCCGCGAGGCCCTCGAGCTCACCGCGAAGCTGCTCTCCTACGCCGCGCCGACCACCGTCGGCTACGCCAACCAGCAGGACTTCACCAAGAACCAGCAGTCGATCCTCGACGGCTCGACCCTCTTCATGCCCAACGGCACCTGGATCGTCGGCGAGATGGCCGACGCGCCGCGTACCGACGGCTTCGCCTGGGGCCTGACCCCGCTGCCCGCCGTCGAGGCCGGTGGCGACCGCTACATCACCACCTCGGTCGAGTCCGCGTGGATCCCCTCGGCCGCCGAGAACAAGGACACAGCGAAGGACTTCATGGCCTTCCTCTACTCCGACGAGGCGGCGCAGATCTTCGCCGCCTCCAACGCGATCCAGCCGATCACCGGTCTCGCCGACTCGCTCGACGGTGACACGAAGCAGTTCTACTCCGTCTACTCCGACGCGGGCGTGAAGGCCCTCGTCGGCGGCTTCGCCAGCACGGCCCCCGTCGAGGGCGTCGACATCAAGACGACGCTGCTCGACTCCGCGAACTCGATCATCTCCGGCGACCTCAGCGTCGACGAGTGGCAGTCCGAGCTCAACGAGGCCAGCAACCGCTTGGGCGCCGCGAGCTGA
- a CDS encoding ROK family transcriptional regulator codes for MTELTLAPDDSASASQGRKANQRDTRHHNRGLVLRTLFAQDGLSRADLGRLTGLTKVTVSDLIADLIEDGIVEEVGQRPGSRAGKPATLLGVVAGGRCVVALDLSSSTHVRAALVDLRGGVGTAVVRELGTATESVDRVIDAALELLDAATATVVGIAVGTQGTVLPDGTVAEAPRLGWRSVRLRALLEKATGLPVVVQNDADSSALAERRYGGGAETLVLLQISSGVGAGVLIEGRVHTGPSSAAGEIGHVVVEDGGRACTCGNSGCLETYAAAVVLEEQIARDPSRTAEILGSAGGRIGAALAPVVGMLDLSEIVIAGPAALVEGPLLAAAAATVHSRTRSSFRPEVRIRASLLGENAVLLGAGAQLLREQLALY; via the coding sequence ATGACCGAGCTCACTCTCGCACCCGACGACTCCGCCTCGGCGTCGCAGGGCCGGAAGGCCAATCAGCGCGACACCCGCCACCACAACCGCGGCCTCGTGCTCCGGACGCTGTTCGCGCAGGACGGCCTGTCCCGCGCCGACCTCGGCCGGCTGACCGGACTGACCAAGGTGACGGTGTCGGACCTGATCGCCGACCTGATCGAGGACGGCATCGTCGAGGAGGTCGGCCAGCGGCCGGGGTCCCGCGCCGGCAAGCCGGCCACCTTGCTCGGCGTGGTCGCTGGGGGCCGCTGCGTCGTCGCCCTCGACCTGTCCTCCTCGACGCACGTCCGCGCCGCGCTCGTCGACCTCCGCGGCGGCGTCGGCACGGCCGTCGTCCGAGAGCTCGGCACCGCGACCGAATCGGTGGACCGGGTGATCGACGCCGCCCTCGAGCTCCTCGACGCGGCGACCGCCACGGTCGTCGGGATCGCGGTCGGCACCCAAGGCACCGTCCTGCCGGACGGCACCGTCGCCGAGGCACCCCGCCTCGGCTGGCGGTCGGTCCGGCTCCGGGCGCTGCTCGAGAAAGCCACCGGACTCCCCGTCGTCGTCCAGAACGACGCCGACAGCTCGGCCCTCGCCGAGCGGCGCTACGGCGGCGGAGCCGAGACGCTCGTGCTGCTGCAGATCTCCAGCGGCGTCGGTGCCGGTGTCCTCATCGAGGGGCGCGTGCACACCGGCCCTTCGAGTGCGGCGGGCGAGATCGGCCACGTGGTCGTCGAGGACGGCGGCCGAGCGTGCACCTGCGGGAACAGCGGCTGCCTCGAGACCTACGCAGCCGCGGTCGTCCTGGAGGAGCAGATCGCCCGCGACCCGTCCCGGACGGCCGAGATCCTCGGATCGGCCGGCGGTCGGATCGGCGCCGCTCTCGCTCCCGTGGTCGGGATGCTCGACCTGTCCGAGATCGTGATCGCCGGCCCCGCTGCTCTCGTCGAGGGTCCGCTGCTCGCCGCCGCCGCCGCGACCGTGCACTCCCGCACCCGGTCCTCCTTCCGACCCGAGGTCCGTATCAGGGCCTCCCTCCTCGGCGAGAACGCCGTGCTGCTGGGCGCGGGCGCCCAGCTGCTCCGCGAGCAGCTCGCCCTCTACTGA
- a CDS encoding Ig-like domain repeat protein, with product MIRPSGASRRLPLALAALGTAALVALGCLAGAPAATAAEPSTGWAGNTANSVGGTDYFLDATAGSDAAAGTSAATAWKSLAKASTITFGAGDRILLKAGETWNDQQLLPKGSGAAGRPIVIDVYGDSAVKPSIATNGKVASPFLSGTQTKNPETVGLTGAISLRNQQYWEIHNLSLSNDDDFATDITTGSIVRDGVSISINADKLVGDDSVMDYFRLSGLDVHDIDGPSTWQRIHYGGINFQVFGSKQYTEYGTGGHHFQDVRIEDNTFTKVELHAVQFAFNWFGDAQGQTDSTGKYHEGWEQAWVRDRDLYSRDVYIGHNYAADTGQGAIQLANTKDMVVEYNEVNGFLRRYNQVSAGLYLWAGADSVMRYNEVYDGPANEYDATPLDLEFTNFNVTYEYNYTHDNKGGWMSYMGNSSNSVARYNLSVNDNGVLVKNMLSTNYSPTYFTNNVFVYDGAALHQVHDEVFKSPVYFLNNVFYNTSTTTPTTWFRKAGALDNARFSNNAMFEASGTHSPQEPADKGKVTADPKFVSPVSSYSTRAGVKNILTSAAKFQVADDSPLIDAGRYNVHVGDEDFFGTDVYYGAAPDIGIQEKTIGTQVTSPVDTDPIENEGIDTRTNLALGATATASSTNPHQNFSLNASKLVDGDTSTRWAAADDATYPLTVDLDFGKDTVFSEVQLSEFLDSGTGPRIQDYDLQKWDAATSSWSTFASRTDGVGSTKTITGFGDVTSSRLRLSITAKVAGEQYSPSMTEIRVFGPTTPVSADPQVTPAAGAFDKNASAASLPGNTVTYDVALDGDTLSTLRYVGPEGNVLGSLTAGTDYTATTAGATTTIALSKTFLAGRIVGESGLRFEFASGATRDVRLTIVDTTDLEAALTKARAIPVATTPEYTALKTKIDAAQTVLDSANRTVVGTGNATVTPTKVQTATSELQAAITAYTPPAQQITAVTAPAITGTAKVGSTLRATAGTWSEAGVALSYSWQRNGTAIPNATKSSYRLVKADAGTSITVVVTAAKTGLTSASATSAPVSVPGAVATSATTTKATATVRGKTITYKVTVTAKDGAPVSGGTVTVLDWGKKVTAQTITSADGTVTITLPKSAKGLHLLTASYSGTASTAASKSAASLVFVR from the coding sequence ATGATCCGACCCTCCGGAGCGTCGAGGCGGCTCCCGCTCGCCCTCGCCGCCCTCGGCACCGCGGCGCTGGTAGCCCTCGGCTGCCTCGCCGGCGCCCCCGCGGCGACCGCCGCGGAACCCTCGACAGGCTGGGCGGGCAACACCGCCAACAGCGTCGGCGGCACCGACTACTTCCTCGACGCGACGGCCGGCAGCGACGCCGCCGCCGGAACCTCGGCGGCCACCGCGTGGAAGTCCCTCGCCAAGGCGAGCACGATCACCTTCGGTGCCGGCGACCGCATCCTGCTCAAGGCGGGCGAGACCTGGAACGACCAGCAGCTGCTGCCCAAGGGCTCCGGCGCCGCCGGCCGCCCCATTGTCATCGACGTCTACGGCGACTCCGCGGTGAAGCCGTCGATCGCCACCAACGGCAAGGTCGCCAGCCCCTTCCTCAGCGGCACGCAGACCAAGAACCCCGAGACCGTCGGCCTCACCGGCGCGATCAGCCTGCGCAACCAGCAGTACTGGGAGATCCACAACCTCTCGCTCAGCAACGACGACGATTTCGCCACCGACATCACCACCGGCTCGATCGTCCGCGACGGCGTCAGCATCTCGATCAACGCCGACAAGCTCGTCGGCGACGACTCCGTGATGGACTACTTCCGCCTCTCCGGCCTCGACGTGCACGACATCGACGGCCCGAGCACCTGGCAGCGGATCCACTACGGCGGCATCAACTTCCAGGTCTTCGGCTCGAAGCAGTACACCGAGTACGGCACCGGCGGACACCACTTCCAGGACGTCCGCATCGAGGACAACACCTTCACGAAGGTCGAGCTGCACGCGGTGCAGTTCGCGTTCAACTGGTTCGGCGACGCCCAGGGTCAGACCGACTCGACCGGCAAGTACCACGAGGGCTGGGAGCAGGCGTGGGTCCGCGACCGCGACCTCTACAGCCGCGACGTCTACATCGGCCACAACTACGCCGCCGACACCGGCCAGGGCGCGATCCAGCTCGCGAACACCAAGGACATGGTCGTCGAGTACAACGAGGTCAACGGCTTCCTCCGCCGCTACAACCAGGTCTCGGCCGGCCTCTACCTCTGGGCCGGTGCCGACTCGGTCATGCGCTACAACGAGGTCTACGACGGGCCGGCGAACGAGTACGACGCCACCCCGCTCGACCTGGAGTTTACCAACTTCAATGTGACCTACGAGTACAACTACACGCACGACAACAAGGGCGGGTGGATGTCCTACATGGGCAACAGCTCGAACTCCGTCGCCCGCTACAACCTCAGCGTGAACGACAACGGCGTGCTCGTGAAGAACATGCTCTCGACGAACTACTCGCCGACCTACTTCACCAACAACGTCTTCGTCTACGACGGCGCGGCGCTGCACCAGGTCCACGACGAGGTCTTCAAGAGCCCTGTCTACTTCCTCAACAACGTCTTCTACAACACCTCGACGACCACGCCCACCACCTGGTTCCGCAAGGCCGGCGCGCTCGACAACGCCCGCTTCTCGAACAACGCGATGTTCGAGGCCTCGGGAACGCACTCCCCGCAGGAGCCCGCCGACAAGGGCAAGGTGACGGCGGATCCGAAGTTCGTCTCGCCCGTCTCCTCCTACTCGACCCGCGCCGGCGTGAAGAACATCCTCACCTCCGCCGCGAAGTTCCAGGTCGCCGACGACTCGCCGCTGATCGACGCCGGTCGCTACAACGTCCACGTCGGTGACGAGGACTTCTTCGGCACCGACGTCTACTACGGCGCCGCACCCGACATCGGCATCCAGGAGAAGACGATCGGCACCCAGGTCACCTCGCCGGTCGATACGGACCCGATCGAGAACGAGGGGATCGACACCCGCACCAACCTCGCGCTCGGCGCCACCGCCACCGCGAGCTCGACCAACCCGCACCAGAACTTCTCGCTCAACGCGTCGAAGCTCGTCGACGGCGACACGTCCACTCGCTGGGCCGCCGCCGACGACGCGACCTACCCGCTGACCGTCGACCTCGACTTCGGGAAGGACACCGTCTTCTCCGAGGTCCAGCTCTCCGAGTTCCTCGACTCCGGGACCGGCCCGCGCATCCAGGACTACGACCTGCAGAAGTGGGACGCCGCGACCTCCTCGTGGAGCACCTTCGCCTCCCGCACCGACGGTGTCGGCTCGACGAAGACGATCACCGGCTTCGGCGACGTCACCTCGAGCAGGCTCCGCCTCTCGATCACCGCGAAGGTCGCGGGGGAGCAGTACTCGCCCTCGATGACCGAGATCCGCGTCTTCGGCCCGACCACTCCGGTCTCGGCCGACCCGCAGGTCACCCCCGCGGCGGGCGCCTTCGACAAGAACGCCTCAGCGGCGTCCCTGCCCGGCAACACCGTCACCTACGACGTCGCCCTCGACGGCGACACCCTCTCGACGCTGCGCTACGTCGGCCCCGAGGGCAACGTGCTCGGCAGCCTCACCGCCGGCACCGACTACACCGCCACGACCGCCGGCGCCACCACGACGATCGCCCTCTCGAAGACCTTCCTCGCGGGCCGCATCGTCGGCGAGTCGGGACTGCGCTTCGAGTTCGCCTCGGGCGCCACCCGCGACGTGCGACTGACCATCGTCGACACGACCGACCTCGAGGCGGCACTCACGAAGGCCCGAGCGATCCCCGTCGCCACGACCCCGGAGTACACGGCACTGAAGACGAAGATCGACGCGGCCCAGACCGTGCTCGACTCCGCCAACCGCACCGTCGTCGGCACCGGGAACGCCACGGTCACCCCCACGAAGGTTCAGACCGCGACGAGCGAGCTGCAGGCGGCGATCACGGCCTACACGCCGCCGGCGCAGCAGATCACTGCGGTGACCGCCCCCGCGATCACCGGCACGGCGAAGGTCGGCTCCACCCTCCGCGCCACCGCGGGCACCTGGAGCGAGGCGGGCGTCGCGCTCTCCTACTCCTGGCAGCGCAACGGCACGGCGATCCCGAACGCGACGAAGTCGAGCTACCGCCTCGTCAAGGCGGACGCGGGGACCTCGATCACGGTCGTCGTCACCGCCGCGAAGACGGGTCTCACCAGCGCCTCGGCGACCAGCGCTCCCGTGAGCGTGCCCGGCGCGGTGGCGACCAGCGCGACCACGACGAAGGCGACCGCGACAGTCCGCGGCAAGACGATCACCTACAAGGTCACCGTCACCGCCAAGGACGGCGCCCCGGTCTCCGGCGGCACCGTCACGGTCCTCGACTGGGGGAAGAAGGTCACCGCCCAGACCATCACCTCCGCCGACGGGACCGTGACGATCACGCTGCCGAAGTCGGCGAAGGGCCTGCACCTGCTGACGGCGTCGTACTCCGGCACCGCGAGCACGGCGGCCTCGAAGAGCGCGGCTTCGCTCGTCTTCGTCCGCTGA
- a CDS encoding peptidylprolyl isomerase has protein sequence MPHSHRPGSTRPARPGSARPERHRRSTLIAVSVLGLAAIAAAAVATTAIVVHADRPVSVVDGREISADEIRFHMGLLGGGVENAVSSGRLPAADADQELRERALQQSLRDAQLFGLAAENGLIAFDDYDGFLRSLEQENGSRAQALAAGEIVYGTTEFSESEYYSRTVTLLRTELTDLLSREGGPLQVTDADVRAYFDANRSDWAAQATSWTIRSLRLPVEAADETGCSASLADAPASLAAVESSCGVAATEAVFDGAADLPAGSPAAEAVASVQELDAGETSAPLVADGAIHLYQLVSSSVDSDAAFELYADRIRSVVVSDRLDGYLDDLVSAASPVTDDALLSTIEPKD, from the coding sequence GTGCCGCACTCGCACCGCCCCGGCTCCACCCGCCCCGCCCGTCCCGGATCCGCCCGCCCCGAACGGCACCGCCGCTCCACCCTGATCGCCGTGAGCGTCCTCGGCCTCGCCGCGATCGCCGCCGCCGCTGTCGCCACCACCGCGATCGTCGTGCACGCGGACCGCCCCGTCTCCGTCGTCGACGGCCGCGAGATCTCGGCCGACGAGATCCGCTTCCACATGGGGCTGCTCGGCGGCGGCGTCGAGAACGCGGTGAGCTCGGGCCGGCTCCCGGCGGCCGACGCCGACCAGGAGCTCCGCGAGCGGGCCCTCCAGCAGTCGCTGCGCGATGCGCAGCTCTTCGGGCTGGCCGCGGAGAACGGGCTGATCGCCTTCGACGACTACGACGGCTTCCTCCGCTCGCTCGAGCAGGAGAACGGCTCCCGAGCGCAGGCGCTGGCCGCGGGCGAGATCGTCTACGGGACCACGGAGTTCTCGGAGTCGGAGTACTACTCGCGCACCGTCACCCTGCTGCGCACCGAGCTCACCGACCTGCTCTCCCGCGAGGGCGGACCGCTGCAGGTCACCGACGCCGACGTCCGTGCGTACTTCGACGCGAACCGCTCCGACTGGGCGGCGCAGGCGACCAGCTGGACGATCCGCTCGCTGCGCCTTCCCGTCGAGGCCGCAGACGAGACCGGCTGCTCCGCCTCGCTGGCCGACGCGCCCGCCTCCCTCGCCGCCGTCGAGTCCTCCTGCGGCGTCGCCGCGACCGAGGCCGTGTTCGACGGCGCCGCCGATCTGCCCGCCGGCTCGCCCGCAGCCGAGGCCGTCGCCTCGGTGCAGGAGCTCGACGCGGGGGAGACCTCCGCTCCCCTCGTCGCCGACGGGGCGATCCACCTCTACCAGCTCGTCTCGTCATCGGTCGACTCCGATGCCGCCTTCGAGCTCTACGCCGACCGGATCCGGTCGGTGGTCGTCTCGGACCGTCTCGACGGCTACCTCGACGACCTCGTCTCCGCCGCGTCGCCCGTCACGGACGACGCGCTCCTCTCGACCATCGAACCGAAGGACTAG
- a CDS encoding aldo/keto reductase: protein MHTADTPADVVEAASTRVASTGADRPQRSGRSRSGPRSTVADLRLGSLSFGGAQLGNLYRETTDDEARGAVHRALARGIRTYDTAPHYGLGLSEHRLGAALAGAPRETVVVSTKVGRLLEPRSAPVGTLDDEGFAVPAVLRRRRDYSRDGVLRSIEASLQRLALDRLDIVYVHDPDDHIEETLDAALPALIALREEGVIGAVGVGMNQSAAPARFVRESDLDLVMLAGRYTLLDQSALHDLLPVALERGVGIVAAGVYNSGLLSHGRPAADARFDYAAAPDAMIARANAIADVCERHGSTLPDAAAAFPLTHPAVASVVLGMRTAEQVSSNVARFTAAPPPALWAELLELGLLERGTPIRVPSGPSSERHSS from the coding sequence ATGCACACGGCCGACACCCCCGCGGACGTCGTCGAGGCGGCCTCCACCCGCGTCGCGAGCACCGGAGCCGACCGCCCTCAGCGGTCCGGACGGAGCCGGAGCGGCCCGAGGAGCACAGTCGCAGACCTGCGTCTGGGCTCCCTCTCCTTCGGCGGCGCGCAGCTCGGCAACCTGTACCGGGAGACGACCGACGACGAGGCCCGCGGAGCCGTCCATCGCGCTCTCGCCCGTGGCATCCGGACCTACGACACGGCCCCGCACTACGGACTCGGCCTCTCCGAGCACCGGCTCGGCGCGGCGCTGGCGGGAGCACCCCGGGAGACGGTCGTCGTCTCGACGAAGGTCGGCCGGCTGCTCGAGCCCCGCTCCGCCCCGGTCGGCACCCTCGACGACGAGGGCTTCGCCGTGCCGGCCGTCCTTCGCCGTCGGCGCGACTACTCCCGCGACGGCGTCCTCCGCTCGATCGAGGCGAGCCTGCAGCGCCTGGCGCTCGACCGGCTCGACATCGTCTACGTCCACGACCCCGACGATCACATCGAGGAGACGCTCGACGCCGCCCTGCCCGCGCTGATCGCACTGCGCGAGGAGGGGGTCATCGGCGCCGTCGGAGTCGGGATGAACCAGTCCGCCGCACCGGCGCGCTTCGTCCGCGAGAGCGACCTCGACCTCGTGATGCTGGCCGGCCGCTACACGCTGCTCGACCAGAGCGCGCTGCACGATCTGCTCCCCGTGGCACTCGAGCGCGGTGTCGGGATCGTCGCCGCCGGCGTCTACAACTCCGGCCTGCTCTCGCACGGCCGCCCCGCGGCCGACGCCCGCTTCGACTACGCCGCCGCACCGGACGCGATGATCGCCCGGGCGAACGCGATCGCCGACGTCTGCGAGCGGCACGGATCGACCCTTCCGGACGCGGCCGCCGCCTTCCCGCTGACCCACCCCGCCGTCGCCTCCGTCGTCCTCGGCATGCGCACGGCCGAGCAGGTCTCCTCGAACGTCGCGCGCTTCACCGCCGCTCCCCCGCCCGCGCTCTGGGCCGAGCTCCTCGAGCTCGGCCTCCTCGAGCGCGGCACTCCGATCCGGGTTCCGTCCGGCCCCTCCTCCGAAAGGCACTCCTCATGA
- a CDS encoding L-fuconate dehydratase produces MTRITAVTVTDLRFPTSLSADGSDAMNKDADYSAAYVRLDTDDPALSGYGFTFTIGRGNELCVLAARLRGAALVGRDVEEITADLGGLYRDLQSDSQVRWLGPDKGVVHLALAAVMNAVWDLAARRAGKPLWRLLAEMTPEELVAAADLKYLSDALTRDEAVAILAEKQPTRAARILELEGSGYPCYTTSAGWLGYSDEKLRRLCQEAVDAGYRHVKLKVGGSLEDDVRRLGIAREVIGWDVALMIDANQVWDVPEAIEHVQALAQFRPLWIEEPTSPDDVLGHAAVRAAVAPIGVATGEHGMNRVLFKQLFQAEAIDYCQLDSARLGSVNEILAVYLMAQKFGVPVCPHAGGVGLCELVQHLSVFDYVAVSGSLEGRVTEFVDHLHEHFVDPCVVRDGAYVVPSQPGYSAEIHPATIEEFRFPEGTYWADARGAEARAAQASAAEALVAR; encoded by the coding sequence ATGACCCGGATCACGGCCGTGACCGTCACCGATCTCCGCTTCCCCACCTCGCTCAGCGCCGACGGCTCCGACGCGATGAACAAGGACGCCGACTACTCGGCCGCCTACGTGCGCCTGGACACCGACGACCCCGCGCTGAGCGGCTACGGCTTCACCTTCACCATCGGCCGCGGCAACGAGCTGTGCGTGCTCGCCGCGCGGCTGCGCGGTGCCGCGCTCGTCGGCCGCGACGTCGAGGAGATCACCGCCGACCTCGGCGGCCTCTACCGCGACCTGCAGTCCGACTCGCAGGTGCGCTGGCTCGGCCCCGACAAGGGCGTCGTCCACCTCGCCCTGGCCGCCGTCATGAACGCGGTCTGGGACCTCGCGGCGCGGCGGGCCGGCAAGCCGCTCTGGCGCCTGCTCGCCGAGATGACCCCGGAGGAGCTCGTCGCCGCCGCCGACCTGAAGTACCTCTCCGACGCGCTCACCCGCGACGAGGCCGTCGCGATCCTCGCCGAGAAGCAGCCCACGCGCGCCGCGCGCATCCTCGAGCTCGAGGGCTCCGGCTACCCCTGCTACACCACCAGCGCGGGCTGGCTCGGCTACTCGGACGAGAAGCTGCGCCGGCTCTGCCAGGAGGCGGTCGACGCCGGCTACCGGCACGTGAAGCTCAAGGTGGGCGGCTCGCTCGAGGACGACGTGCGCCGCCTCGGCATCGCCCGCGAGGTCATCGGCTGGGACGTCGCGCTGATGATCGATGCGAACCAGGTCTGGGATGTCCCGGAGGCCATCGAGCACGTGCAGGCCCTCGCGCAGTTCCGCCCGCTCTGGATCGAGGAGCCGACCAGCCCGGACGACGTGCTCGGCCACGCCGCGGTGCGCGCCGCCGTCGCTCCGATCGGCGTCGCGACCGGCGAGCACGGGATGAACCGGGTGCTGTTCAAGCAGCTGTTCCAGGCCGAGGCGATCGACTACTGCCAGCTCGACTCCGCGCGGCTGGGCAGCGTCAACGAGATCCTCGCCGTGTACCTGATGGCGCAGAAGTTCGGCGTCCCGGTCTGCCCGCACGCGGGCGGAGTCGGCCTCTGCGAGCTGGTCCAGCACCTCTCGGTCTTCGACTACGTCGCCGTCTCCGGCTCGCTCGAGGGCCGGGTCACCGAGTTCGTCGACCACCTGCACGAGCACTTCGTCGATCCGTGCGTCGTCCGCGACGGCGCGTACGTCGTCCCCTCGCAGCCCGGCTACTCGGCCGAGATCCACCCGGCGACGATCGAGGAGTTCCGCTTCCCCGAGGGGACGTACTGGGCCGACGCCCGCGGCGCCGAGGCGCGGGCGGCACAGGCATCGGCCGCGGAAGCGCTGGTCGCGCGGTGA